In Periplaneta americana isolate PAMFEO1 chromosome 8, P.americana_PAMFEO1_priV1, whole genome shotgun sequence, the sequence ccgtctgaagattgtgcaccactgttttcttaatccaacaggctgcttattcatatacacaacccttcaacccttcctctttccatacttagcgcttgttgcccgcgcacgacgtcaaggtcagaaaaatgctcttggtttgacatcactgtagtagacagtatatTCTCGTAGTAGCCAATTTGCAACTTTGTATTTGTTTTGCAGTACAGCGTACTCTAGAGCTGTAATATTATACTTGTCAATAATTGGTGTTATGGCACCTGCTTTAATGAGAACCTTAACAATTGCCAGGTGACCTTCATACGCTGCATAGTGGAGCGGGGTTCGGCCAATATCGTCACCAGCCGTGACGTTCAGGCCTTCGCCAATGAGTTTTTGTACCAAGGACAGATGACCCTTTCCTGCTGCTATGTGTAATAGAGATTCTGCGTCATAACCTTTTGACGTAATGTCTGCACCCCACTGGAGAAGCAATTCAAACATAGGAACAGATCCTGAATATGCTGCGTATACGATGGGGGTTTCATCAGCTTGATTTGTACTTAAAGGGTCTGACCCAAGGGAAACAAGTAATTTCACCAACTCCACGGATCCTGATTGTACCGCGTAGAACAAGGGAGTATTTCCAAGAATATCTGTACTCTGTGCGTCTGCCCCAATGTCTATGAGATATTGAACTAGAGAAAGAGACCCAGACATTGCTGCAAAGTGTATGGCCGTGGGGTAGGCATCGTCTAGGCACGTTATGATAGGTTCGTTCATGGAAAATGACCGTGTCTTTAAAAGTAAATATGTTCCTCTCTTACGAACCGGATATTTATCGCCTATATTTGCGCCCCTGTCCAGAAATATCTTTACCAACTGAACTGATCCTGATAAAGCTGCGCATTCAAGAGGTGAGAACATCATTTTTGAAATGCCCTGTGCGATATAAATTAACTCACTTTCGTCACTCAACGAGGTTATGGATGCTCCTGTGTTCAACAACAACTGTGAAATTTCGACGTTACCCTTTCTAGATGCAGCACATAAAGGAGAACCCACAGAAGTAAGATTATAATTCACTCTTGTTCCCAGCAATAGTAAAGTTTTTAGTTTTATGATGTCTTTCGTTTGGACCGCTTCCATAAGGAGTCTTTTCCTTTCTTCGGATTCAAGTCTCGTCAGCTCCTGCAAAAACATAAATTGTATCTTGTTTAATAGCTATATGTCTTAAAGACCAATCGGATCATTTCTCACAATGTGaggctctatatatatatatatatatatatatatatatatatatatatatatgtatatatatatatatatatatatatatacagggtgttcaaaaatacggggcataatttcaggtatgtatttcccacatgtataaaatcaaaatagttcattacaacatgtgtccgaaaatgctttatttccgagttatggccttcacaacattaaaattcaccggaacgtttttctttccgcaggtcgttgccgtcaaaggagacattaagagggcgctctgacagttcattccgaggcgaaggttacattcagtgttgtgtaggcgttagactgtgcgacatgtattcaaatcaagagctggcagagatacacttcatgtacggtaaggcggacggcaatgctgcgctggctcgtcgtttgtaccaggagaggtacccacagcgacaatgtccagatcggaagacatttgtacgtctccattaccgtctgtgcgagtatggaaaatttaactctcctggtttgggaaggggacgatcaagatctacaactccagaagtacaggaggagattctggaggctgtgaacatgactccttctatcagcatacgaaaggtagcgttgcaagtcaatgttcctcatacgactgtctggagactgttgaaagagtatcaattgtatccttatcatttgcaacgtgtacagccCCTGTCACCatcagattaccctgcacgagttaggttctgtcagtggttcttgcagcagtgtggtgtaaatccgaacttagtattatttacagatgaagcacagttcacacgagatggcataacaaatttccacaatcagcatgtatgggcgtatgaaaacccacgttcaactgttccatctcatcaccaggtgcggttctccctcaacatgtgggccggtatcattggcgATCGAAAACactatacctcatgttttagaagacactccactgatcaatcgtcaacac encodes:
- the LOC138704213 gene encoding putative ankyrin repeat protein RF_0381 is translated as MASAIIICMLLGCIIGGECLVLRHRTPQVVRVREGSTLVLQADVESEEDNLWFYGPGNRQVGEFDHRVDITREEFVIQLYIWRVDRYQSGVYFLKGFDRWSNERLNWSVIVQVVPEYHVTLDTAPTSCAAVENPERSYVTWEYLGCDVVIRDADSKLVKEYNHCGELTRLESEERKRLLMEAVQTKDIIKLKTLLLLGTRVNYNLTSVGSPLCAASRKGNVEISQLLLNTGASITSLSDESELIYIAQGISKMMFSPLECAALSGSVQLVKIFLDRGANIGDKYPVRKRGTYLLLKTRSFSMNEPIITCLDDAYPTAIHFAAMSGSLSLVQYLIDIGADAQSTDILGNTPLFYAVQSGSVELVKLLVSLGSDPLSTNQADETPIVYAAYSGSVPMFELLLQWGADITSKGYDAESLLHIAAGKGHLSLVQKLIGEGLNVTAGDDIGRTPLHYAAYEGHLAIVKVLIKAGAITPIIDKYNITALEYAVLQNKYKVANWLLREYTVYYSDVKPRAFF